In Metasolibacillus fluoroglycofenilyticus, a single window of DNA contains:
- a CDS encoding iron-containing alcohol dehydrogenase, which yields MNPFTFYNPVTLHFGNDAMEKLPQELAKHGDKVLVVYGGGSIKSNGVYDDVLTILKQANKEVFELAGVEPNPRVETARRGAEICKTEGIDLVLAVGGGSVIDCSKLIVAAAKYDGDAWDLVIKKAVAEQALPLGVVLTLAATGSEMNSGSVITNIETEEKFGWGSPTVFPKFSILNPKYTVTVPKNHTIYGIVDMMSHIFEQYFHNATNTPVTDGMCEGVLRAIMEAAPKLVEDLDNIALRETILLAGTIGLNNFLSMGSRGDWATHNIEHAVSAVYDIPHAGGLAILQPHWMRHAVTENPERFARLAVRVFDVEANGKSTEEIAHEGINRLAAFWTSIGAPNKLADYNIDSTHFDKIIEHTMFNGPFGNFKKLEAQDVRIILENAL from the coding sequence ATGAATCCATTTACATTTTATAACCCTGTAACGCTTCATTTTGGAAACGATGCAATGGAAAAATTGCCACAGGAGCTAGCGAAACATGGTGACAAGGTTCTCGTTGTCTACGGTGGTGGTAGCATTAAGAGCAACGGTGTTTACGATGATGTGCTAACAATATTGAAGCAAGCTAATAAGGAAGTATTTGAATTAGCAGGTGTGGAGCCAAATCCACGCGTTGAAACAGCGCGCCGCGGTGCAGAAATTTGTAAAACAGAAGGTATTGACCTCGTATTAGCAGTAGGAGGTGGCTCGGTTATTGATTGTTCGAAATTAATCGTTGCGGCTGCGAAATACGATGGCGATGCATGGGATTTGGTTATCAAAAAGGCGGTTGCGGAGCAAGCATTGCCATTAGGTGTTGTGCTAACTTTAGCTGCGACAGGCTCTGAAATGAATTCGGGCTCTGTTATTACGAATATTGAAACAGAAGAGAAATTCGGCTGGGGCAGTCCAACAGTATTCCCGAAATTTTCAATTTTAAATCCTAAGTATACTGTAACTGTGCCAAAAAACCATACAATATACGGAATTGTTGATATGATGTCGCATATATTCGAGCAATATTTCCACAATGCTACAAACACACCTGTAACGGATGGCATGTGTGAAGGGGTATTGCGTGCCATTATGGAGGCAGCGCCAAAATTAGTGGAGGATTTGGATAATATTGCACTACGCGAAACGATTTTATTAGCTGGAACAATCGGCTTAAACAATTTCTTATCAATGGGTTCACGCGGAGATTGGGCTACACATAATATCGAGCATGCCGTATCAGCGGTGTACGATATACCGCACGCAGGTGGGCTCGCTATTCTTCAACCGCACTGGATGCGCCATGCAGTGACGGAAAATCCGGAGCGCTTTGCAAGGCTAGCAGTTCGGGTCTTTGATGTTGAGGCAAATGGAAAATCAACTGAGGAGATTGCCCACGAAGGAATCAATCGCTTAGCTGCTTTTTGGACTTCTATAGGAGCACCAAATAAATTAGCAGACTACAATATTGATAGCACTCATTTTGATAAAATAATTGAGCACACAATGTTTAATGGTCCATTTGGCAACTTTAAAAAGCTTGAAGCGCAAGATGTGCGTATAATTTTAGAAAATGCATTATAA
- a CDS encoding hybrid sensor histidine kinase/response regulator, producing MMMKKYILIAVSIIMLFVLVFFIGNQQYFWDDKKITVENGAASITTEQLKRTTKLEGEWSFYPNELIAPNESLENYANNRITVRVPSDLSSYMEPNKEGLAVGTYYVKVEVPADGQYGLYINTIRQANRIFINGVDVGGKGWPTRNLQEYKAESGDKYIVFAQSEKKELHILIQVSVYNYPQAGILYPVEFGTADKVQTFYWKKLILSAFVSLGYIVLGIIYSIAYLLHRRRKEELFFGLFAILCGIYMSFINDKIFFLLTSIDSLALEMKLQLGIIPLALICLTLFIHNMYPQMTKKPILYLLLLLLCIALVKYGIYDPFYKGRATTGAELNYRKLQYIALLAPTFIYNAIILIRVLIHRLEEAKYVLIVVMAVGCYSFLLALNFITDFPFDYSEFVLFIVVLISFSLLLNYRANAALIKVENLTKELVLHNQMKDEFLLKTSHELRTPLNGILNLSKSLMEGLEGPLKREQQEQAILIHNVTNRLGHLVDDLLFSSHHMTGEIKITPTVVSVKVINEVVEEIKSVMPNNSHVQMLAAIDATLPSMWTDELRFKQVLYNLLHNAIQHTKEGEIAVTAFLQGQQLAIRVSDTGAGIAEQNIEHIFNAFYQAPNESKAEGLGLGLSIAKNIVEKLNGEIYVESKVGQGTTFTFTMPFAKEEQQHSLMVTTALTTRHAALPQLQLPLIHKGNDKTILIVDDDHTNIKVLFDACVAKGYSAIAVDNGFDALHYIEKNKVGCVLTDLLMKDMSGYELCKQVRKRYDMLELPIIVLTAIMKQTDLLMTLQVGANDYLQKPIVMDELFVRIESLLAIRQSSIDAIETEMNYLYAQVTPHFVYNTLNTIIGLSYTNIENTREALYCLATYFRAKLNVHYRNSKVPLEEEIELVKAYLYIEKMRFGERLTVHYDIDESIHLMIPALSLQPLIENAVVHGISKKKEGGIIELSVKREGQFVRIKVSDNGAGMSEKKLQQLLSGKGSRIGFTNPWKKFDLLKNVSLNLHSKEGHGTTIIILLPKEEGL from the coding sequence ATGATGATGAAAAAATATATTTTAATTGCGGTAAGTATTATCATGCTATTTGTGCTTGTCTTTTTTATTGGCAATCAACAATATTTTTGGGATGACAAAAAAATAACTGTAGAAAACGGTGCTGCTTCAATAACGACTGAGCAATTAAAAAGGACGACAAAGCTTGAGGGGGAATGGTCTTTTTATCCGAATGAACTGATTGCACCGAATGAATCGCTAGAAAACTATGCAAATAACCGCATAACTGTTAGGGTACCAAGCGATTTAAGTAGTTATATGGAGCCGAATAAAGAGGGATTAGCTGTTGGGACGTACTATGTAAAAGTAGAAGTACCGGCTGATGGTCAGTATGGCTTATATATTAATACGATTCGTCAAGCTAATCGTATATTTATTAATGGTGTGGATGTAGGCGGCAAAGGGTGGCCTACACGTAATTTACAAGAATATAAAGCTGAAAGTGGAGATAAATACATTGTTTTTGCACAGAGTGAGAAAAAAGAGTTACATATTTTAATACAGGTTAGCGTTTATAACTACCCACAAGCCGGTATATTATATCCAGTGGAATTTGGCACTGCTGACAAGGTGCAAACATTTTATTGGAAAAAATTAATATTAAGCGCATTTGTTAGTTTAGGCTATATTGTGCTAGGAATAATTTATAGCATTGCCTATTTACTACATCGCAGACGGAAAGAGGAGCTGTTTTTCGGTCTATTTGCGATTTTATGTGGAATATATATGTCCTTTATTAATGACAAAATATTTTTCTTACTTACATCCATTGATTCTTTAGCTCTTGAAATGAAATTACAGCTAGGAATTATCCCGTTAGCCCTTATATGCTTGACATTATTTATTCATAATATGTACCCACAAATGACGAAAAAGCCAATCCTTTATTTATTGCTTCTTTTGCTGTGCATTGCTCTTGTAAAATACGGTATTTATGATCCGTTTTACAAAGGGAGAGCTACGACAGGGGCGGAGTTGAATTATAGAAAGCTTCAATACATTGCTCTTTTAGCTCCTACCTTTATATACAATGCTATTATTTTAATACGTGTACTTATCCATCGATTAGAGGAGGCTAAATATGTATTAATTGTTGTGATGGCTGTAGGGTGTTACAGTTTTTTATTGGCTCTTAATTTTATCACGGATTTTCCGTTTGATTATAGTGAATTTGTGCTATTCATTGTAGTGCTAATTAGTTTTTCTTTATTGTTAAATTATCGAGCAAATGCCGCATTAATAAAAGTTGAAAATTTAACGAAGGAGCTCGTTTTACATAATCAAATGAAGGATGAATTTTTACTAAAAACGTCCCATGAGTTACGGACGCCGTTAAATGGCATATTGAACTTATCAAAGTCTTTAATGGAGGGCTTGGAGGGTCCATTAAAGCGGGAGCAACAGGAGCAAGCGATTTTAATTCATAATGTGACGAATCGTTTAGGGCATCTAGTAGATGATTTATTGTTCTCATCACATCATATGACAGGGGAAATAAAAATTACACCGACCGTAGTGTCTGTCAAAGTAATAAATGAGGTGGTAGAAGAAATCAAAAGTGTCATGCCAAACAATTCACATGTGCAAATGCTAGCGGCAATTGATGCGACACTACCCTCTATGTGGACAGATGAGCTACGCTTTAAGCAAGTATTATATAATTTACTACACAATGCTATCCAGCATACAAAAGAAGGAGAAATTGCAGTTACTGCCTTTCTTCAGGGGCAGCAACTAGCTATTCGAGTGAGTGATACAGGTGCGGGGATTGCAGAACAAAATATTGAGCATATATTTAATGCGTTTTATCAAGCGCCAAATGAATCAAAGGCAGAGGGATTAGGCTTAGGCTTAAGTATTGCGAAAAATATTGTGGAGAAATTAAATGGTGAAATTTATGTGGAAAGCAAGGTAGGGCAAGGAACCACATTTACTTTTACAATGCCTTTTGCAAAAGAGGAGCAGCAGCATTCTTTAATGGTTACAACAGCATTAACAACAAGACATGCAGCTTTACCACAATTACAATTACCACTAATCCATAAAGGGAACGATAAAACGATTCTGATTGTTGATGATGACCACACAAATATTAAAGTACTGTTTGATGCATGTGTAGCAAAAGGTTATTCTGCTATTGCAGTAGATAACGGCTTTGATGCATTGCACTATATTGAGAAAAACAAAGTAGGGTGCGTGCTGACAGATTTATTAATGAAGGATATGTCCGGCTATGAACTTTGCAAGCAAGTACGCAAGCGATACGATATGCTAGAATTGCCGATTATCGTACTAACGGCAATTATGAAGCAAACCGACTTGTTAATGACATTGCAAGTTGGCGCAAACGATTATTTACAAAAGCCAATCGTAATGGATGAATTATTTGTTCGCATCGAGTCACTATTGGCAATACGCCAATCTTCTATTGATGCAATAGAAACGGAAATGAATTATTTATATGCACAAGTAACACCGCATTTTGTTTACAATACACTGAATACGATTATCGGTTTAAGCTATACAAATATAGAGAATACGAGAGAAGCGCTCTACTGCTTAGCGACCTACTTCCGCGCAAAATTAAATGTCCACTATCGCAATAGCAAAGTGCCATTAGAAGAGGAAATTGAGCTAGTAAAAGCTTATTTATATATTGAAAAAATGCGCTTTGGCGAGCGGCTTACTGTACATTATGATATTGATGAATCGATTCATTTAATGATTCCTGCTCTATCGCTTCAGCCTTTAATAGAAAATGCAGTTGTCCACGGTATTTCAAAGAAAAAAGAAGGCGGTATTATTGAGCTGAGTGTAAAGCGTGAGGGTCAATTTGTCCGCATTAAAGTATCGGATAATGGAGCGGGAATGTCGGAGAAAAAGCTTCAGCAATTATTAAGTGGGAAAGGCTCGCGTATTGGTTTTACAAACCCATGGAAAAAATTCGATTTACTAAAAAACGTAAGTTTAAATTTGCACAGTAAGGAAGGGCATGGAACAACGATTATTATTTTATTACCGAAGGAGGAAGGGCTATGA
- a CDS encoding response regulator: MNIAIIDDEQMAIDVLQIMLKNIHSLPLSIKGAFTNVSDAIKLFEREPIDVVLLDMEMVDMHGLQVAKQLLAKQPSISIIFVTAHMQFAVDAFEIEATDYLLKPVHEKRLLKALTKAKEKRELQQKVKVIDEQPVFYVQTFDSFQLLDQNNQMIKWRTKKVKELFIYLWLNQQKPNLNVLIIEILWPNSEYDKGSANLYTTVYQLRKLFKDKGVENPIELVNNHYQLNLQVKSDYENLQSILNKENHNELEIQRILNIYQSDFLENEDYDWAIKIKNDMKQQVLHVLERYVENMVSENTLLKLSCLQKMLLLDEYNERFMFKILQFLVQNNRKMECMKFYHEIKAKLEVDLKVSVPKEIEKLYEDYMKKQQL; this comes from the coding sequence ATGAATATTGCTATAATCGACGATGAGCAGATGGCGATTGATGTATTGCAAATTATGCTGAAAAATATTCATTCACTCCCACTTTCAATAAAAGGTGCCTTTACAAATGTTAGCGATGCTATCAAACTATTCGAACGGGAGCCAATAGATGTTGTTTTACTTGATATGGAGATGGTTGATATGCATGGTTTGCAAGTAGCAAAACAGCTACTTGCAAAGCAGCCGTCAATTTCAATTATTTTTGTGACGGCACATATGCAATTTGCTGTAGATGCCTTTGAAATAGAGGCAACCGATTATTTATTAAAGCCTGTACATGAAAAAAGATTGCTCAAAGCTTTAACGAAAGCAAAGGAGAAAAGAGAATTACAGCAAAAGGTAAAAGTTATAGATGAGCAGCCTGTATTTTATGTACAAACCTTCGATAGTTTTCAATTATTAGACCAAAACAACCAGATGATAAAATGGCGTACGAAAAAAGTAAAGGAATTGTTTATCTATTTATGGTTGAATCAGCAAAAGCCTAACTTAAATGTCTTGATTATCGAAATTTTATGGCCTAATAGCGAATATGACAAAGGCTCCGCCAATTTATATACGACAGTCTACCAACTGCGAAAACTATTTAAAGACAAGGGAGTTGAAAACCCAATAGAGCTTGTCAACAATCATTATCAATTAAATCTTCAAGTAAAGAGTGATTATGAGAATTTACAAAGTATATTAAATAAAGAGAATCATAATGAACTAGAGATACAGCGAATATTAAATATTTATCAAAGTGATTTTTTAGAAAATGAAGATTATGATTGGGCAATAAAGATTAAAAATGATATGAAGCAGCAGGTTTTACATGTCCTAGAGCGTTATGTGGAGAATATGGTTTCAGAAAACACATTGTTAAAGCTAAGCTGCCTACAAAAAATGTTGCTTTTAGATGAGTATAATGAACGATTTATGTTTAAAATTTTACAATTTTTAGTGCAGAACAATCGGAAAATGGAATGCATGAAATTTTATCATGAAATAAAAGCGAAACTAGAAGTGGATTTGAAGGTTTCTGTACCAAAAGAAATTGAAAAATTATATGAAGACTATATGAAAAAACAGCAGCTTTGA
- a CDS encoding cation diffusion facilitator family transporter — MREIFTLLKSGNKPSLLAAIVNAFLGIIKGIAFFFTGNVAMFAEMMHSLGDAANQFFVFIGSALAKKSPTAQFPNGFGRLINLVCLGAVLIVGILSYETVKEGWHHFLSPATESNGMFIALGVLAIGGVMELIVLHKAAKEVLHEVGAEDGGFASIPKSVKYLKRAKPATKLVWMEDLVATSGNVLAFSAILIAYFTGFYRLEGLVSMIIGFMMFYVVGRVFLDNARGVIGETDQEMLNHIAHLVMAEPNVKDIVRLEVIKEGEFLHVELEAEADPKLSLAYLDDVRDYLTHLILSQKGVTEVVILFDEDDGQVSWQHIDEKPTS, encoded by the coding sequence ATGCGAGAAATTTTCACACTACTTAAAAGTGGTAATAAACCTTCCTTGCTAGCTGCAATTGTCAATGCATTTTTAGGCATTATTAAAGGAATTGCTTTTTTCTTTACAGGAAATGTTGCAATGTTTGCTGAAATGATGCATTCCTTAGGTGATGCGGCAAATCAATTTTTCGTTTTCATTGGATCTGCTCTAGCGAAAAAATCACCTACAGCACAATTTCCTAATGGGTTTGGTCGTCTTATTAATTTAGTTTGTCTAGGAGCGGTCTTAATCGTTGGTATTTTATCTTACGAAACAGTAAAAGAAGGCTGGCATCACTTTTTATCTCCAGCCACAGAATCAAATGGCATGTTCATTGCACTTGGCGTATTAGCAATAGGTGGTGTAATGGAGCTGATAGTATTGCATAAAGCAGCGAAGGAAGTGCTGCATGAAGTCGGTGCCGAAGATGGTGGATTTGCCTCAATTCCAAAATCAGTAAAATATTTAAAGCGTGCCAAACCTGCTACAAAGCTTGTGTGGATGGAGGATTTAGTAGCTACTAGCGGGAATGTTCTTGCATTTAGCGCTATTTTAATTGCTTACTTTACAGGTTTTTATCGACTTGAGGGACTTGTTTCGATGATAATAGGCTTTATGATGTTCTACGTAGTTGGTCGTGTTTTTTTAGACAATGCGAGAGGTGTGATTGGAGAAACAGACCAAGAAATGCTTAATCATATCGCTCATTTAGTAATGGCAGAGCCAAATGTAAAAGACATTGTTCGTTTAGAAGTTATTAAGGAAGGAGAGTTTTTACATGTAGAGCTTGAAGCAGAGGCAGACCCGAAACTCTCCCTTGCTTATTTAGATGACGTCCGAGATTATTTAACACATCTTATTTTAAGTCAAAAAGGTGTTACGGAAGTCGTCATTTTATTTGACGAGGATGACGGGCAAGTTAGCTGGCAGCACATCGATGAAAAGCCTACTTCCTAA
- a CDS encoding MgtC/SapB family protein, with product MLSILTEAFSMETLIKLAIAAGLSLIIGIERELKKKPVGLKTSLVIATFSCLLTIISIETAYTTPARDDINITMDPLRLAAQVVSGIGFLGAGVILRKGNDSITGLTTAAMIWGAAGIGIAVGAGFYAEAFMTVLIVVLGIELLAPFLTKIGPKRLRAHEFSLKVQLKNYDDISMLLTYMQQHEMYIENVRISDKLVANDTTEHEVAIRFTTVQQNTITLYKDLHTQHYIEKIEIELLS from the coding sequence TTGTTATCCATTCTCACCGAAGCCTTTTCAATGGAAACTCTAATTAAACTAGCTATTGCTGCTGGATTAAGTTTAATTATAGGGATTGAAAGGGAACTAAAAAAGAAACCGGTTGGATTAAAAACAAGTTTAGTTATTGCGACATTTAGCTGTTTGTTAACGATTATTTCTATTGAAACTGCTTATACGACACCTGCTCGTGACGATATTAATATTACGATGGATCCGCTACGGCTAGCGGCGCAGGTTGTTAGTGGAATTGGTTTTTTAGGAGCCGGAGTCATTTTACGAAAAGGGAATGATAGCATTACAGGGCTAACAACTGCCGCTATGATTTGGGGAGCAGCGGGAATTGGGATTGCTGTCGGGGCAGGTTTTTATGCCGAAGCCTTTATGACAGTGCTAATAGTTGTTCTCGGCATTGAGCTACTCGCACCATTTTTAACTAAGATCGGACCTAAACGTTTACGGGCGCATGAATTTTCATTGAAAGTACAATTGAAAAACTACGATGATATTTCGATGCTCCTCACCTATATGCAACAACATGAAATGTATATTGAAAATGTTCGTATAAGTGACAAGTTAGTAGCAAATGATACAACTGAACATGAGGTTGCCATACGCTTTACTACAGTCCAGCAAAATACAATAACGCTCTACAAAGATTTGCATACGCAACATTATATAGAAAAAATCGAAATTGAGTTACTATCTTAA